TTTTGGATTGCTGACCAGTTCTCAGTGACTATCATTATTTAAACGCTTACGGGTCCACTGATTGTTCCGGATGCCAGGAGATCTCCAGGTCTGAGGTTGCACCCGTTGATCGAGTGATGAGCCAGCTGCTGTTTCATGGTCCAGTACatgtgctggaggaaggaggaagaggaggctaAAGCAATGAGGGACAAACCTCTCGGGCATGCCATTCGCCTATGCAGAGCATATTGCACTCTCAGGCTGATGCTGGTAAGAGTGTCCCTAAAGAAAAGTTTCCTTATTTAATCAGGAACCTTCAGCAGCCTAAAAGCAACCTCCACAGTTACTTAGTGCTGCATTCTCAGTAGGTACTGTGGCCTGACGGATTGCTTTCCAAATGATGACCAGGAGCTGCTATGTGCATATAAAACACATACTTAAACATGTAATTTAAtcctttaaaatttatcttcttTCAGCTGGATgtcatttctcctcttcttcttcctctttaagGCCAGCACTGCTAAGCCAGGATCCATGATTAGGTCCAGTATTTTAATGGGTTTATACAAAAATCTCCTCATTACTGATTTGCTGACTACTGATTTACTGATTGAGGTAATTACTATGCAAAGAACCAAACATGAATATCAAATTGATAGAGAAATCCTGCAGCTGGTACATATACCTCCTGGCTTCAATCAGCCCGTAGGGACAGAcccccccgcgctgcccgcagaggggctggggcagaCCCGGGCTCGGCGCCGTGTCTGCTACTAAATCACCAGCTGCAACTGCAAAGCTGTACTGCACCTCGGCACAGCGAGAGGCAGTTCCCTTTGCCTGCGAGCCCTCTGCTCTCACCGCTCCCTGCCAAATGAGCACACAACTTAGGATGCTCTGGGCATGCTAAGCTGGGCAGCGGAAGGAGCTGCCCCCTTCTTCGGTGCTCCAGCATTCAGGTGTTTCCATCTCAGTAAAGGGATGAGCTATCAGCACCCTCCActcttctccctctgtccccGACACAAACGCACGCCAGGCTTGATCTTCAGCTAATGCAAAAGTCAGTGTTTGAAATTGCCTAAGGCAGGAGCTGATGGCATCAGCAagatttcaaacaaataaaacgTACGGGAGTCTTACCTTGAAATTGGATCTGCATATAGTAGTTGGCATGCTCATTCCTTCtcctgtggaaaataaaaaataagaaacagggAAGCAATTTGTTTGTGTTGGATGAATGATGTTGGAGTCTTTCGATTTTACAGATGGATAGAGACTTCTTTTATCATTGTAATCCCCAGCAGGAAACaagtaataatattttctattcCGATATGAAGGCCAGCgtttcacagaaaacaagtgTGCGGGTAGTACTGGGGTAGTATCAAGGTGCACACTTCCTACTCTCTGCTCTACTAAAGAACCAACACCTGGACCTACCAGTCAGCAGGACCTTGAGCTGGGGGTCTGAGCTGGGTTAACATCTGAATCTGACGTACATCTGCTCTTTCCGTGCTCTGCCTACACCTGCCCATGCAGGCAGACCTCCTCATCGTAAGCTGGTCATCTGGGAGGTGTTCCCTCCTTGACACATTGCTGCACAGCTAACGAGAAGCATGGAGAGCACAAAGAGCTTTGCCTCTTGCTCTGACAGAGGCGATCTGGGCAAAGACGGAAAAGGAGGACCACAGAGCCGAGAGCAAATTGTCTGAAATACATGGTGGTTCTGCATCCCTTAACAGGCAATTTCAGCTTTCTAACCCACTCAGCATTTCCGTACCTTTAATAGCAACAAAGAGCTTGATGTCGAAAGTGTAGGGTTCTGTATCCTGAAGGTAGGGCAGCGGCCTGGGATCCTAAAAGCATATAAAAGGCACCACAGCCtaaacacacagaaaggaaaaattccaCAAGCCATCCCAGCGACTTTTTCTTGCAccaggctgtgccgcacaccCCATTTACTCCATGGTTGTTACTGCTCAGattattgcttttcttgctcTCGTGCACACCCTTTTAAAGATCTTTCAGAACAGATGTGATATCCATACAATCTGAttgctttttctgcatgtggGCTCCCAAAGCCCTTTCCATCATTACGGTGTGGATGTTAACCCAAAACAAATACAGCACTAGCACACCTTTGCTCTGTGCCTGCATCGAGAGGATGGCAAGTTCTCAGCAGGaccctttattatttttccatttcaactATACCTCTGCATAACGCAGACCACTGGAAGTGCTTGAACaaagtgttttggtttgagTCCACTCTCTCCACTGCTTGCTGGATGCCAAGGGCTACCAAACACTAACAAGAAGCTCTGTGATCAGTTTATTTTCCAGGTATGTTAAAGGAGAtgatttttctgctctgctcaaGCAGGCAGGATGACAGCTCAGGGCACCATGTGCCAGCACCAGTGACATGAATGAACATTTGAACTCAGAGAACCCGGGATGCCTTCGTATGTTTGGAAGCAGGATCACACTTGTAAACTCTATGAAGGAACTGTCTTGCATTGCTACAGCTCAGTGACTTCTACTGATGGGACCTACCAGTTCTGCTGAGATTTTCCtagcactgcttttcctttatttcaacCCTTTCTCTTGCTAACCTGGACAGGGTTTGGCAACACGAATGGCATAAGAGCGTCCATGGTGACAACCCAAGGAGAGATGGTTGTGCCAAAGCTCTTGCTCAGGAACGGACCCAGAGGAACGTATTCCCATTTCTGGATGTCGCGGGCTAGGAAGAGAAAATTCAAAGCAATGCTGTTAAACATATCCTAGGAGTTGCACAGCCAGCACACCTGTGAAAGAGTAACATGGATTGGAAATGTTCTCACCACCCTTTTCTAGACATTGTGCCCAAATCCTGATTTAAACCCATCCCTTCCAGGTCCTCAAACCAATTTTCTTAGACCTAGAATCTAGATCTTAGCtagattaaggaaaaaaaagtcagcaataattaaaacaagTCAGGCCACCCTCATATAAGCAGTAGTTTTATCCCCAGTTTAGTTAATGCTTTTACACCCAGCTAATGGTCCATGCCAGTTGTAGGGCCAATTTCAACTAGTTAAATCTACACAGACACTGAAGAATTTCTGATTGCcaaattcttttcctcctcctgacaCTGACATCAATCTGCTGTTGGAATCAGCATCCTTAgggctgctccatccctgcccagAAGAAACTAGACTGGTATTAGCTCTTTCGTAAGTAAATAAATCTTCATTAGGCAGCAATTTCTGGTTCTACTGATTGATGGAAGATGGATTGAGATAGAGTGTGAGAAATGCAGacagcatttcatttccatCCCTTTCAACCATACCTAGTGGTTTCCATGATCACTATTCTACTATTAAAATAACTAATTTATCCCTATCTAAGGTTTCCCGTGACGCTGTAACCCCCTCTCCAGGCAGACTCTCGCAGCACCGATTACCGCTCCAGTCATTCATAAGGACCATCCCAAAGATGTGCTCCTGGGCTCTGCTGACGGGAATCGGCTCCCCATAGTTGTTTCCAGGACCTACAAAGAACGCCTGAAATTGCAAAGCGAAATGTTGATTAAGGAAGTTTTTGAAGCTAAAAATCTTTACTGCACAGAGGGTTACACGCATAAGCAACAGAGGCTGGACAGGATGGGATTTTGCATCATCTCCCGTACACAATTAGACAAAACCCACAGCCTgctccctctttcttcccctccatgAAGCTGCCAGGCTTGAAATACTTAAGAGCACCGTGTTGCTAAGAGACAGTCATTAAACAAGGGCATGATGTTGTCAAAACACAGGAGCAAAAATGGTCCCTCCTAATTACAGTTCAGATGCACAACAGGTTTGCCCACTGAAGAGACTGTTCGCTGCAGACAGTGGACAGGAATGAGTTTAAAGTCATCCGAGGGAATGTGGAACGCGGCTGGAGCCTGTCATGATGGTGGGGAAGAGGTGGCGGGTGGACAAATGTGCCCACTAACTAAAACAGGTCATAAACTGGGTGCCTGCACTTGCTCCCTTAGATAATGTTCAGCCTGAGCATGTGGCAGAGAAATCTATAGGAAATCTCAGTCATCTCTTTCCACCAACAATATGGAAGTTTTTTCTCCCAAAGCCTCATCAGTCTAAATCCGCTCTCGCAGCAGCCGGCAGTAAAactcaggctgcagagcagaggtatGGCAGCACTTCATGTACCCCACTTTATGGGGCTGCCTCCTTGctttataacatttttctgcaaagcataCAGCATTAAAggatttcagttcatttttagTACCATTTCCCTTAATATTAGActtattccacttttttttttttttttagaggggAGAGATGGGGAATaaatcatataaaaatacatataaatcaTATAAATCATGATGAACAATCCTATAAACCCCTCCCTTCTGGACCACACTAAGCCACGAGAAGATGCACCTTCCAGGGATGTTTTGTTACAACACCCTCAGCACAGGTTTCATCTTTCCAGCCAGAAGGATGAGGAGTTTGAATTGCACTGCCAAGAACTCATGGCTTCCTCTGCTCTAGACTCAAGGCGCAGACAGTCTGTATTTCCCAAATCCCCAGCGTCCATTAAAAGATCCTGGCTGCCGTGCAGAGGTAACTGCTAACCAGATAACAGGCTGATAAAAAGAATTATGTCTGCCTGCTTCCAGACTGCTGCACTGGTGCTCAGATTTGGCCAGACGAGCTGTTTCCAGCCTGAAAGCTGTATTAGCAAACTACTCCATGAGCTAATGCACCCTGCAAGCCGTGAGAAGGAAAAGTTTCCCCCATAGAAATCGTTATTACTTGCTGCTCAGAGGGAAACACAGGAATGAACCTTATGAGATTCTTTTTAGAAGCAGCTAAActtaccttttcttccctttttctattttaatatttttcaagtggtagggaaaaaaagcccatcTTACCATTTCTAACTCGATATCCAGACGCTTACAAGCACCAAACACTGGCGGTTTATCTATGGGtagaataaaaagtattttacgACAGGGAGGCAGGTAGGGAAATAAAAGTAACAGCCAGAAGAAACAGAGCAGCTGATGCTGCCTGGCATGGAAACACAAGATGGACTTAACTCAGGGCTTTTTTCATGCCCTGACCCCAGGCTGGGCTCTAGACAAGGCTTCCCAGATCCTTCCTCTCCACTGCTCTGTgaagtggaggaaaaataaaaaataagaagccACATTAAAAACCTACCACGGACTCACCATTGTCAGGTCTCATTTGCCCCACAGGTCTCCGGATGGGTGTCCCAGACACCACAACGGACGATGCCCGGCCGTGATAACCGACAGGCAAGTGTAACCTTGTGAAAGAGCATCACAGAGCACGAGTTAGCTGTGTATCCATCGCCgtccagagctgctgtttgggGTGGAACCACCACGGGGGTGCGAGGCGAGAGCTCTGCGTAGATGGGCATGGACATTTGCACCTCACTTGCTCTGAGATAAAAATGTGACCAAACTATAATCCAAAGCCATGTAGCTGTGCAAATGCGCTTCTGTGCCACTGCTCCACTTAATTCCTTGGAACTTAAACCCTGCTGTCTTGTCACTCAGCAAAACCCAATTCCTTAGGTAGATCTGTCTTTGAACCAGAGGGCTGCATTGTATTCGGTGTGGCTGCTGCAACGAAATGCAGACTCGGCTAAGGCTGGGGAAATGTGGTTTTCGGTTCTGTTACTGCGCTCTTGACGGTACAGATTCTCATCCACTATGAAGTGACATCAGTATTTTGCTGAAAGATTACtcatatcttaaaaaaattatacctATGTACAGATAAGCATGCAAAATAATGCTGCACCAGAGAAAAACCTGAACTACCCACCAGTTAGGCATCAATGCGTTCTCCTTCCCCCTGAACATGATCCCAACGTTTGTGGCATGTTGGCGTGAAGAATAGAAATCGGTGTAATCTCCTGAGTGGaaagaaacccacaaaataGGCATCAACAGTAGGAAAGTCCCTCGTCTGCTGGGGCTAGAGCACAAAGTATGCTGCTGGCAATgtaaagagcagaaaaggagaCAGCAAGAGTGCTAAGCGGAGGCACGTAGCAACATTTAATATTATTAGTACGGGGATGTAGTTAATAGCGTAAAGGTGGTGACTAGCACAGAGTGCCTATAAAATTATGCATACAAAACTGGCGGGTTTTCTAATAATCCAGcggagaagggggagaaaaagcacaaggacataaagcagcagccagctttCAGAGGCAAACCGAGTCCCGCTGCTCTTTTTGTGGTACCGGTGGTACCCAGGAGGAGGAACCGGCTCATACTCAGGACATCTGCTGCCCTCTGCTGCCATCCCTGGCAAACAGCTCCCCACCTTGCAGATTAACGGCAAATCAGAGggtttggggggaaaaacctCCACTTGGGAGGGGGCATTTACGTTACGTTGTTTTGCAAGCTCGGTAAGTTATCTCGCAGCCCCAGCGGAGGATATAGCCAGTGTTTGCTCTCAGGACTAGCACGAATCAAGCACAGGACAGAGCCGAACGTAAGTCTGGTGGAAACCTAAGTAACTTGTAGCTGCGTGATACCGCCAGTGCCATGCTGCCAGGCAGCGCTCTCACTCACAGCACTCAGGGGTGCTAGGAGCCAGCAAGAGACATATTCAACCTGAAACTATTTGCAGGAAGGTATCACATCTATGGAAACTCATCATGGTTCCTCTGGGCCAGGCGAGACATTGTCCCAAACCAGGGCTGTGCCCCGCGAGAGCCAAAAGCCCAGCGGGAACAGGGCTTGGCCGGGGAATGGGCAAgttcccatccctgctcctgtGAAGGTCACATCTCTCAAGTGGTTTTGGGTCCAAATataaatttctgttaaaaacaggaaaatatttatgtatctaTATGGATACATTCACTCTGAAGCAGTTCTTGGGCTCATGGGAGTGGAGGAAGATTTGGGATGCGGAGCAATAGTCTGGGAGCGGAGACTCATGGTTATTTATGAGGCCATGCCGGAGGATCTGCCTTGCAAAACTTTAGAagatctgaattattttctgatggCAAATGGGGAAAATGTTGGAAAATGAACAAGTGTTTCTTCCCTGGCTCTAGTCACAAAGGTCTTAGGTGATGCCAATCTGATGACAAGAGTTATATGGCACCAGACAATGCtgatttactgaaaaaatgcatCCAGGAATTTTCTGGCTGCTACTGAGCTTCCCCAGGCTTTTATTCTTATGCCACAGACAGCACCTACCTTTCATTACGTACAATAATCTACTTCTGGCTCCTGCAAACCCCATTCCCTGTCACAGCTATGATCTGTCTGTCTGAGCAAGCTGGAAATAAAGCGGCTTCTCCGGGCGGGAGCAAAGGGCAGCGCTGAGCAGCCCTCGGCTGCAGGAGACTCACCGATGCGGGCGGGCAGGTGCATCATCGCAGAAGCCTGAGGTACAAatgctctgaaatgaaaaacaacaactTCAGCTCTCGGAAAACTTGCAGCTCTCACCCGTGAGTGGTTTATAAGCATGCGAAGGGCTGACTCTTTCTCCTACCTCCTTCCTTAATTTATTCTGCAAAGCcttgcagcaaaaaaaccttgcagaaaaagcaagacGACTGCACAAGCTGCTGTTACTGGGATGGTTACAACCGAAAGGAGCATCCGTCGGGGTGCGAGCAGGAAGGGAGGCACACTTGAGGGGAGCCGGCTGGTTTCCCAAGGGGCACAGAGAAACACCCCATGCCCATAGCTGAGCAGGTCACCACTGCCTCTGCTGCATGGAAGGGATGATTTTATGGGACGCAGTGCTTGGGGTGCCCAATTCAAGCTGCTGGGCCTGCTCAGGGAAAGTCCCTGTGTCAAGCAGTGGCTCAACCCCTCTCCTACATCACCCCACAAGACAGGGAGGAATGGCTCCTGCTCGCTTTCGGGGCAGGCGGTTGTAGTGTTTAAAGCATCACTCTGGACAAAGAAGGTGGTGTGTGATTAATGGACAGACAGGTTTTTCACCAGCACAGCACGGAGCAGAGCACAGTCCTCCCCTCCCACTCCTACACCAGTGCAGTGCCCCGTATCTGAAGCCGATTTGCAACAAGAGATTCGGGTTTGGCAAAGTCAGGCGGTTTCTGAGGAGCAATTGGAGGGGTCTCCCCATGCCAGCAGATGCTCCAGGCGGGATGggcagggcagtgctgggggaggcaggagaggtggAGTGGAGACCCTTGCAGCCATGTCTTCACCAAAGAGGGGACGTGGCCAGAGCACCAGGCTGTCCCCTCGCCTGCCtgggcagcccagcccagggcagagctcagAGTTCCCAGGCGCAGGAGACACCCCGGATCTGTGGGCAGTTACAGGATTAATCAGAGACACAATTAAGAGCGGGAAGCTCTCAATATGCCCAAACCCCAGTTTATTCCCACGTAGGTGGCAGGTGGCCACGTTCCAACCTTTGATTTTGGTGCCTTGGATCACCGCGTGATGCGGGTGACACAGGGCACAACCGAAAGGTCGCCGTGCCTGCAGCGACCCCCTGCTCCCTCACCTCCTCCGCAGCTCCGCGTTGTCCCTCAGGGCCGGCTCGCCGGCTGACAGCAGCTTCTGGAGACAAGCCCTCGCCTCCGTCCAGGCCGCCCGGCCCAGCCCCATGAAGGCGTTCAGGGTAGGCTGACAGGCGACACAGAGAGGTGGGGGGCAGATAAAAGACCACATTTTGCTTAACCTTCACATGCATGGAAGATGTCCTGCACTTCCATCCCACTGCTGAATGCCTGCCAGCCGGGGTTACGTGGCGGTGGCTGCCCAGATTTTGCCTGTCCTCCCTGTTCATAACTGCCCACACTCCTGTCCTCCCACCACAAGTCCTCtcaagcaggacctgctgcGTGGCTGCATCGTGCCCGTCCTAACACACTACTTCAGCCCTTAGTGGCTTTGATATCTCAGCTAGCTGTAACCAGAGGTCAGCTCTATTTACCTCTACCCCTAACGCAACCTCCCTGTCATTAGAATCCCATCCGATGCCGTGCCACAAAGTGTTGAAGGCACAAGCGGGAATGAAGTAATGTTTAGGCTTTGTGTCAGACCCCTGCATTGCCAAAGTCTGATTAaactttcagtgaaaatgtCCTTTGGACTCCCGATGCCTCTGCTCTCCTTGCTATCGCAGGTGTGATGAGTTTTCCCTGGAAGCAGAGCCCGCCTGATGGCACATTTCCAGTTCATGTTCATTATCTCACTACAAGTTACTAAAATCCCTTATggaatatttctaaaatgtgcGTGGAAATTAGAACTAACGACACTGATAAATACCTCGTCAAAGACATGCTGATGTTTGGCAAGAGCTGGTCCATTGAACAGATGTTTAATGACACCAAGATCCAAAATCTGGTCTCCAATGGCTACCCCGAGCCTGTGCCTAGGCTGCAAAGCAGCgagaagagggggaggaagagaagaagagtTTATGCTTGTAGTAGCCATAAATCCTCCAAAAAGGGCATGGGGGAAGATGGCGACCACAGAGAGTTTAATCCATCAGGGACAAGGGTCTGGTATCACAGCAATTCACCATTAAAAGCTAGTCGATGAGACTGCCTGCTGAAA
This is a stretch of genomic DNA from Balearica regulorum gibbericeps isolate bBalReg1 chromosome 12, bBalReg1.pri, whole genome shotgun sequence. It encodes these proteins:
- the FAH gene encoding fumarylacetoacetase, whose translation is MSFIQVDKDSDFPLQNLPYGVFSTKEEPRHRLGVAIGDQILDLGVIKHLFNGPALAKHQHVFDEPTLNAFMGLGRAAWTEARACLQKLLSAGEPALRDNAELRRRAFVPQASAMMHLPARIGDYTDFYSSRQHATNVGIMFRGKENALMPNWLHLPVGYHGRASSVVVSGTPIRRPVGQMRPDNDKPPVFGACKRLDIELEMAFFVGPGNNYGEPIPVSRAQEHIFGMVLMNDWSARDIQKWEYVPLGPFLSKSFGTTISPWVVTMDALMPFVLPNPVQDPRPLPYLQDTEPYTFDIKLFVAIKGEGMSMPTTICRSNFKHMYWTMKQQLAHHSINGCNLRPGDLLASGTISGPEPESFGSMLELSWNGTKEIPLGSGQSRKFLQDGDEIILTGYCQGNGFRVGFGQCSGKILPALSDP